From Streptomyces sp. NBC_01754, a single genomic window includes:
- a CDS encoding beta-ketoacyl-ACP synthase III has product MTRAAVLSGLGGWLPPRVVTNDDLPAELDTSDHWIRSRTGIARRHFADPGSATSDLAVEAGARALASSGTPHADAVILATTTPDRICPATAPEVATRLGLADAAAFDLNAACTGFMCGLACAAGMIATGVTDRVLVIGAETYSSILDPLDRGTAPIFGDGAGAVVLRAGDPDEPGAIGHIDLGSDGSGAELVGVNGGGSRQRLSDGPEREGERYLTMAGREVFKHAVMRMTASCQTVLERAGRDVDDVDRLVAHQANIRIVHQLADQLRIDRGRVVTNIDRVGNTAAASVPLALLHGVADGAVRPGQQTLLTAFGAGFTWGSTLLTWPELVLRD; this is encoded by the coding sequence ATGACGCGTGCCGCGGTCCTCAGTGGCCTGGGGGGCTGGCTGCCTCCCCGGGTGGTGACGAACGACGATCTGCCAGCCGAACTCGACACCTCCGACCACTGGATCCGCTCCCGTACCGGCATCGCGCGCCGCCACTTCGCCGACCCCGGCTCAGCGACCTCCGACCTCGCAGTCGAGGCCGGAGCGCGGGCCCTGGCCTCCTCGGGCACGCCGCACGCGGACGCCGTGATCCTGGCCACGACCACGCCCGACCGGATCTGCCCGGCCACCGCCCCTGAGGTCGCCACGCGGCTGGGCCTGGCCGACGCCGCCGCCTTCGACCTCAACGCCGCGTGCACCGGGTTCATGTGCGGGCTCGCCTGCGCGGCCGGAATGATCGCCACCGGCGTCACCGACCGGGTACTGGTCATCGGCGCCGAGACGTACTCCAGCATCCTCGATCCGCTCGACCGCGGGACGGCTCCCATCTTCGGCGACGGAGCCGGCGCCGTGGTCCTGCGGGCCGGCGACCCCGACGAGCCGGGCGCGATCGGCCACATCGACCTGGGCAGCGACGGCTCCGGCGCCGAACTCGTCGGGGTCAACGGCGGCGGTTCCCGGCAACGGCTCTCCGACGGGCCGGAACGAGAAGGCGAGCGGTATCTGACGATGGCAGGCCGCGAGGTGTTCAAGCACGCCGTCATGCGGATGACCGCCTCGTGCCAGACCGTGCTGGAACGCGCCGGCCGGGACGTCGACGACGTCGACCGGCTGGTGGCCCATCAGGCCAACATCCGCATCGTCCACCAGCTCGCCGACCAGTTGCGCATCGACCGCGGCCGCGTCGTGACCAACATCGACCGCGTCGGCAACACCGCGGCCGCCTCCGTCCCGCTGGCGCTGCTCCACGGCGTCGCCGACGGTGCCGTGCGGCCCGGCCAGCAGACCCTGCTCACCGCGTTCGGCGCGGGCTTCACCTGGGGCTCGACGTTGCTGACCTGGCCCGAACTCGTGCTCCGCGACTAG
- a CDS encoding acyl-CoA carboxylase subunit beta: MPGTTADKIADLRARRETARYVPDRTVRRLARFGRMTARSRLEYLLDPDSFVETGLLARHRSTGFAADTARPSGDGVITGYGTVDGRQVCVYAQDALALGGSVGEVFGEKVGKLLDLALHTGCPVIAINDSSGARVAEGVLSLAAYGRVASKVVAASGVIPQISLIMGPCAGGAVYVPAFTDFVVMVDRTSHMFVTGPDVIRKVTGEKVRMEDLGGARMHATVAGNAHYMADNEAEALDYVRDLLSFLPPNNLGEAPVYESTAVPDVTPDDLGLDSVLPDAQREAFDMAEVIARVVDDGDLLEVHPGFAPNIICGFGRIEGHTVGVVANQPRHLAGALDIAAAEKGARFIRFCDTFNIPVVTLVDVPGFLPGTVQEHQGIIRRGAKLGFAYIEATVPKVTVIVRKAFGGGYAVMGSKELGADMCFAWPTAWIGVMGAASAVDMLCHRELGAADDAGELREELIEQYEETVLTPYMAAERGSLDDVILPSETRLTVLRALKALRNKRVTLPPRKHSNIPL, translated from the coding sequence ATGCCGGGCACCACCGCCGACAAGATCGCCGATCTGCGGGCCCGGCGTGAGACGGCCCGGTACGTGCCCGACCGCACGGTCCGCCGTCTCGCCCGGTTCGGCCGGATGACGGCCCGCAGCCGCCTGGAGTACCTGCTCGACCCGGACTCGTTCGTGGAGACCGGCTTGCTCGCCCGCCACCGCTCGACCGGCTTCGCCGCCGACACGGCGCGGCCGAGCGGCGACGGCGTCATCACCGGCTACGGCACCGTGGACGGCCGTCAGGTGTGCGTCTACGCCCAGGATGCCCTGGCCCTGGGCGGCAGCGTCGGTGAGGTCTTCGGCGAGAAGGTCGGCAAACTGCTCGACCTCGCCCTGCACACCGGTTGTCCGGTCATCGCGATCAACGACTCCAGCGGCGCGCGGGTCGCCGAGGGTGTGCTGTCGCTGGCCGCGTACGGCCGGGTGGCCAGCAAGGTGGTCGCCGCGTCCGGTGTCATCCCGCAGATCTCGCTGATCATGGGACCCTGTGCGGGCGGCGCCGTCTACGTGCCGGCCTTCACCGACTTCGTCGTGATGGTCGACCGGACCTCGCACATGTTCGTCACCGGCCCGGACGTCATCCGGAAGGTCACGGGCGAGAAGGTCCGCATGGAGGACCTCGGGGGCGCGCGGATGCACGCCACGGTCGCCGGAAACGCGCACTACATGGCGGACAACGAGGCCGAGGCCCTCGACTACGTACGGGACCTGCTGTCGTTCCTGCCGCCCAACAACCTCGGCGAAGCACCGGTGTACGAGAGCACGGCGGTCCCGGACGTCACCCCCGACGACCTCGGACTCGACTCGGTGCTGCCCGATGCGCAGCGCGAGGCGTTCGACATGGCCGAGGTGATCGCGCGGGTGGTCGACGACGGTGATCTGCTGGAGGTGCACCCGGGCTTCGCGCCGAACATCATCTGCGGCTTCGGCCGGATCGAGGGGCACACCGTCGGTGTGGTGGCCAACCAGCCGCGGCATCTGGCCGGAGCTCTCGACATCGCGGCGGCCGAGAAGGGCGCGCGGTTCATACGGTTCTGCGACACGTTCAACATCCCCGTCGTGACGTTGGTGGACGTCCCCGGTTTTCTGCCCGGTACCGTCCAGGAGCACCAGGGCATCATCCGGCGCGGTGCCAAGCTCGGCTTCGCCTACATCGAGGCGACGGTGCCGAAGGTGACCGTCATCGTCCGGAAGGCGTTCGGTGGCGGGTACGCGGTGATGGGCTCCAAGGAGCTCGGCGCCGACATGTGCTTCGCCTGGCCCACCGCATGGATCGGGGTGATGGGTGCCGCCAGCGCCGTCGACATGCTGTGCCATCGTGAACTCGGTGCCGCCGACGATGCCGGCGAGCTGCGCGAGGAGCTGATCGAGCAGTACGAGGAGACGGTGCTGACCCCCTACATGGCGGCCGAACGCGGCAGCCTTGATGACGTCATCCTGCCGTCGGAGACCCGGCTGACCGTGCTGCGCGCACTCAAGGCGCTGCGTAACAAGCGGGTGACGCTGCCGCCCCGCA
- a CDS encoding acyl carrier protein — translation MKNTYDQLTDILVNQFEVQPEEVRPDITFEELELDSLFLVELNLVVKRDLDVEIGEADATPRSTVADVVKLIDAQLNPAS, via the coding sequence ATGAAGAACACATACGACCAGCTCACCGACATACTGGTCAACCAGTTCGAGGTGCAGCCCGAAGAGGTCCGCCCGGACATCACCTTCGAGGAACTCGAACTGGACTCGCTGTTCCTGGTGGAACTCAACCTGGTCGTCAAGCGCGACCTCGACGTGGAGATCGGCGAGGCCGACGCGACCCCGCGCAGCACGGTCGCCGACGTCGTGAAGCTGATCGACGCCCAGCTCAACCCGGCCTCATGA
- a CDS encoding beta-ketoacyl-[acyl-carrier-protein] synthase family protein — protein MTTGVVVTGLGLVTAAGVGTEATWRAVCAGTSTAATDPALAGLPVDFSCRVPDFDARALLGRRTTMQYDRFVQLGLIAAQEAVADAGLDPATWDGTRVGVVVGCSVGGAGTWETQHRKFRDDGPETVSSLLMPMLIPNMVAGHLGIRFRATGPNLVTATACASGATAIGVARDMLRQGACDIVLAGGTDAAVVPLIVTGFSQMRALSTRTEDPTTASRPFDADRDGFVIGEGSGILVLERADHAKARGARVRARLVGYGASADAYHATAPDPTGSSVERAIRTALADAGASPSDVDHVNAHGTSTPLNDLAEARVLARCLGPGPAVTSAKGVLGHTLGAAGAIEAALTVLTLENGLIPPTANLESQDPEIEIDIVTKEARHRRVDLALTNSFGFSGQNAVLAFAAG, from the coding sequence ATGACCACCGGTGTCGTCGTCACGGGCTTGGGGCTGGTGACCGCCGCAGGCGTCGGCACCGAAGCGACCTGGCGCGCGGTGTGCGCCGGGACGTCGACCGCTGCCACCGACCCGGCGCTGGCCGGACTGCCGGTCGACTTCTCGTGCCGGGTCCCCGATTTCGACGCCCGGGCACTGCTCGGCCGCCGAACGACCATGCAGTACGACCGTTTCGTGCAACTGGGGCTCATCGCCGCACAGGAAGCCGTCGCGGACGCCGGACTGGATCCGGCCACATGGGACGGCACCCGGGTCGGCGTCGTCGTCGGCTGCAGCGTGGGCGGTGCGGGCACGTGGGAGACACAGCACCGGAAGTTCCGCGACGACGGACCCGAGACGGTGTCATCACTGCTGATGCCGATGCTGATCCCGAACATGGTCGCCGGTCACCTGGGCATCCGCTTCCGGGCCACCGGCCCGAACCTCGTGACCGCCACGGCGTGCGCTTCCGGGGCCACCGCCATCGGCGTGGCCCGCGACATGCTGCGCCAGGGCGCCTGCGACATCGTCCTGGCGGGCGGCACCGACGCCGCGGTGGTACCTCTCATCGTCACCGGCTTCAGCCAGATGCGCGCACTGTCGACCCGTACGGAAGACCCGACGACGGCATCACGCCCGTTCGACGCCGACCGCGACGGATTCGTCATAGGGGAAGGCAGCGGCATCCTGGTCCTCGAACGCGCCGACCACGCCAAGGCCCGAGGCGCCCGCGTCCGGGCCCGGCTCGTCGGCTACGGTGCCTCCGCCGACGCGTACCACGCGACCGCCCCCGACCCCACCGGCAGCAGCGTGGAGCGAGCCATCCGCACCGCACTCGCCGACGCCGGCGCCTCTCCGTCCGACGTGGACCACGTCAACGCGCACGGCACGTCGACACCGCTGAACGACCTGGCCGAGGCCAGGGTCCTGGCCCGCTGCCTCGGTCCCGGCCCCGCGGTCACCTCGGCCAAAGGCGTCCTCGGGCACACGCTCGGCGCAGCCGGGGCGATCGAGGCGGCGCTGACGGTGCTGACGCTCGAGAACGGACTGATCCCGCCGACGGCGAACCTCGAAAGCCAGGACCCGGAGATCGAGATCGACATCGTGACCAAGGAGGCCCGGCACCGCCGCGTCGACCTCGCGCTCACGAACTCCTTCGGATTCAGCGGGCAGAACGCCGTACTCGCTTTCGCAGCGGGCTGA